The following are from one region of the Salvia hispanica cultivar TCC Black 2014 chromosome 1, UniMelb_Shisp_WGS_1.0, whole genome shotgun sequence genome:
- the LOC125189361 gene encoding uncharacterized protein LOC125189361: protein MSIVGALERRYEYFRFREDAVGKLGHTFIQKCTAAIKQLAYGDATDMFNEYIHIGETTARDCLKYFCEGVIEIFVDRYLLKPTPEDCQALMDMHGHQHGFSGILGSIDCMHWEWKNCSAAWKWVYATGFKGKNPTMILEAVAGYRLRI from the coding sequence ATGAGTATCGTGGGCGCTTTAGAGCGTCGATACGAGTATTTCAGGTTCAGGGAGGATGCGGTTGGTAAACTCGGTCACACGTTCATACAGAAGTGCACTGCTGCAATCAAGCAACTGGCATACGGAGACGCGACCGACATGTTCAACGAGTACATCCACATTGGCGAGACGACTGCCCGTGATTGTCTAAAGTATTTTTGTGAGGGCGTTATTGAGATATTCGTGGATAGGTATCTTTTGAAGCCTACCCCCGAAGACTGTCAGGCTCTGATGGATATGCACGGGCATCAACACGGGTTTTCGGGAATATtgggcagcatagattgtatgcattgggagtggaagaactgctCCGCCGCCTGGAAATGGGTGTACGCGACCGGCTTCAAAGgcaagaatcccacgatgatcctcgaagcCGTAGCTGGCTACCGGCTACGGATTTGA
- the LOC125202069 gene encoding serine/threonine-protein kinase TIO: MGVENYHVIELVGEGSFGKVYKGRRKFSGQTVAMKFIPKHGKSEKDVLNLRQEIEILRKLKHENIIAMLDSFESPQEFCVVTEFAQGELFEILEDDKCLPEEQVQAIAKQLVRALHYLHSNRIIHRDMKPQNILIGAGSIVKLCDFGFARAMSANTVVLRSIKGTPLYMAPELVREQPYNHTADLWSLGVILYELFVGQPPFYTNSVYALIRHIIKDPVKYPDNMSMNFKNFLQGLLNKVPQQRLTWPALLEHPFVKDASAEMEVQCNVTTASPRGFGGAVKQEKSANRPSGFTGATPESTNPCSPVDPHNNSAVSTKDNAKAKEEFPGFPGQGGNVQSGCQVLDRLENNSRTVKGAKMIGQDNEALSAILLPFRKLSDGLQTSCRDQDIVTLNQSLRILANLIGGGAVSSRGILDEMINGLLGFNTALIRYNISDGNDLMAKSFSLIKRLVDNSGASFGDPYFRHWVALVGLYAQVAGCGDEISGRVLYECTSCVAVMLSQVAQSLRASVVTSNLDATSSSLPVNKTIQQILDHAKSSGVLNSLCSSLESSGLSLISGSTNLLRAACESCRGIWSLIDAFELLSQKGCVLFPLNSLRSHSLLRLDIKNSDEAPSYGRDLGEAIDSIARAFLKSKAVQVAIYFCLHQRHEIGLCAGVQLILRCCMHNDVITNILCGLPSKLPATTVVSGGGDGTIISEIFTILSLCTTSNKETNDAEADNSRLKVMDKNSLVMNSCLVLVAVAQCLKSSGRNSALFMLTTSSKKQFTRLSILANHISSDERMQSSLQPSCSAAMLALASILNLEKGAVVENAISEMALPLIPRTATLCDHLKGPASDENAANLTIPRGMLPCRYGIRDGSIGLLESRLNWGGPLAVQQLCASGAPQLLIDLLANQVLNGSQRPGHAKDQIGLSPSGVVWTVSSICQCLSGGVSTFRQILLRTEHIKCITDLISDAHLKLVTSWTGPGGGTYGVRETVNAVIDFLAFPFVAVQSAPGLPSANASVNSGFVLNMGSPGGRVCVEDRDMMRTIQGGMKKYIQILEEVEVPTIILRCLDHMELKDIARPVAFIAKLCIQQPLAVQLISKGLLEPTRAKKLLNSPCPREVTLDFLMIVSDLARMDKKFYEYIDAADILEDLSRFLTHEDSNLRAKTCSAIGNMCRHSSYFYNLLAKHQIISLLIDRCADHDKRTRKFACFAVGNAAYHNDSLYDELRRAIPQLTNLLLAGEEDKTKANAAGALSNLVRNSNRLCEDIVSKGAVQALLKVVADCSTAALNPRRDAINESPLKIALFSLVKMSAYPLCRQFIRSSELFPLIMQLRQSPEPNIANYATFISSKAES; this comes from the exons ATGGGTGTTGAAAATTATCATGTCATCGAGCTTGTGGGCGAGGGATCATTCGGAAAAGTTTACAAAGGGCGGCGGAAGTTTAGTGGCCAG ACGGTTGCTATGAAGTTTATCCCTAAGCATGGAAAAAGTGAGAAGGATGTGTTGAACTTGAGACAGGAAATAGAG ATACTAAGAAAATTGAAGCATGAAAACATTATAGCAATGCTGGACTCATTCGAAAGCCCACAAGAGTTCTGTGTAGTTACAGAATTTGCACAA GGAGAACTTTTCGAAATTCTGGAGGATGACAAATGTCTCCCTGAAGAACAAGTTCAAGCAATTGCAAAACAGCTG GTTAGAGCACTGCATTATCTCCACTCAAACCGTATAATTCATCGTGACATGAAACCACAAAACATCCTCATTGGTGCTGGCTCTATTGTGAAG CTTTGCGATTTTGGTTTTGCACGTGCAATGTCTGCAAACACCGTAGTCCTGCGATCCATTAAAG GAACACCTCTGTACATGGCGCCAGAATTAGTACGAGAGCAGCCATACAACCACACTGCAGATCTGTGGTCCCTTGGTGTTATTTT GTACGAACTATTTGTTGGCCAACCTCCATTCTATACGAATTCAGTTTATGCACTTATACGGCACATCATCAAG GATCCGGTTAAGTATCCAGACAATATGAGCatgaacttcaaaaatttcTTGCAGGGGTTGCTTAACAAG GTTCCCCAGCAAAGACTGACATGGCCTGCTCTTCTTGAACATCCATTTGTTAAAGATGCATCTGCAGAAATGGAA GTGCAATGCAATGTGACAACAGCATCTCCAAGAGGTTTTGGTGGAGCTGTGAAGCAAGAAAAGAGTGCTAATAGGCCTAGTGGATTTACTGGTGCAACTCCAGAGA GTACAAATCCATGCTCCCCAGTGGATCCTCATAACAATAGTGCTGTCTCTACAAAAGATAATGCGAAGGCAAAGGAGGAGTTTCCAGGGTTTCCGGGTCAGGGTGGTAATGTACAGTCAg GCTGCCAAGTGCTGGACCGGCTAGAAAATAATTCCCGAACAGTTAAGGGTGCAAAAATGATTGGTCAAGATAATGAAGCATTGTCTGCCATTCTGCTACCATTTAGAAAACTATCTGATGGACTGCAAACCTCTTGCAG GGATCAGGACATTGTGACTTTGAACCAGTCCTTGAGAATTCTTGCAAACTTAATTGGTGGGGGAGCTGTCAGTTCAAGGGGGATTCTGGATGAAATGATCAATGGACTACTTGGATTTAATACCGCTCTAATTCGATATAACATATCGGATGGGAATGACTTGATGGCGAAG AGCTTCTCACTCATCAAAAGATTGGTAGATAATTCTGGAGCTAGTTTTGGTGATCCTTATTTCAGGCACTGGGTTGCCCTTGTCGGATTGTATGCACAG GTTGCAGGTTGTGGTGATGAAATTTCTGGAAGAGTTCTTTATGAGTGCACATCATGTGTTGCAGTCATGTTATCTCAAGTTGCTCAATCGCTAAGAGCATCTGTAGTCACTTCAAACCTTGATGCAACTTCCAGTTCACTGCCAGTAAATAAAACTATTCAACAAATTTTGGACCATGCAAAGTCATCAGGTGTACTAAATAGTTTGTGCTCGAGCTTGGAGTCGTCTGGCCTAAGTTTAATATCAGGATCTACAAATTTGTTGCGAGCTGCTTGTGAATCCTGCAGGGGCATTTGGTCACTCATTGATGCGTTTGAACTTCTTTCTCAGAAAGGATGTGTATTGTTTCCATTGAACTCTTTGCGGAGCCATTCTCTACTTCGCCTTGATATTAAGAACTCCGATGAGGCACCTTCATATGGAAGAGATTTAGGAGAAGCCATTGATTCTATCGCTAGAGCATTTCTTAAGTCAAAAGCCGTACAGGttgctatatatttttgtcttCACCAACGTCATGAGATAGGTCTCTGTGCTGGAGTGCAG CTTATTTTGAGATGTTGCATGCACAATGATGTTATCACGAACATCCTCTGTGGATTACCTAGCAAACTACCTGCAACTACAGTTGTGAGTGGTGGTGGAGATGGTACAATTATTTCAGAGATCTTCACCATACTATCTCTGTGTACCACTTCAAATAAAGAGACTAATGATGCAGAAGCAGATAATTCAAGACTTAAGGTCATGGATAAAAATTCATTGGTTATGAACTCATGTCTTGTCCTTGTGGCAGTTGCTCAGTGTTTGAAATCATCTGGAAGAAATTCTGCATTGTTCATGTTGACTACTTCTTCAAAAAAGCAGTTTACTCGTCTATCTATCCTTGCAAACCATATCTCTTCGGATGAAAGAATGCAGTCGTCATTGCAACCTTCTTGTTCAGCTGCCATGCTTGCTCTTGCATCCATTCTAAATCTTGAGAAAGGGGCGGTGGTTGAAAATGCCATTTCTGAAATGGCTCTTCCATTAATTCCACGAACAGCAACTCTGTGTGACCATCTCAAAGGTCCAGCAAGTGATGAAAATGCTGCAAACCTTACCATACCGAGAGGAATGCTTCCTTGTAGGTATGGCATCCGGGATGGGTCTATTGGGTTGTTGGAGTCTAGACTGAATTGGGGAGGACCTCTGGCTGTGCAACAGCTATGTGCAAGTGGTGCTCCACAGCTTCTAATTGATTTATTGGCTAACCAGGTTTTAAATGGTTCCCAGAGACCTGGCCACGCAAAAGATCAAATTGGACTATCACCTTCTGGTGTTGTATGGACTGTTTCTTCAATATGTCAGTGCCTTTCTGGTGGAGTTTCAACGTTTCGTCAGATTCTACTGAGGACTGAACATATCAAGTGCATTACTGATCTAATATCCGACGCTCATCTTAAGCTTGTTACGTCCTGGACTGGACCTGGGGGAGGTACATATGGTGTGAGAGAGACAGTAAATGCAGTAATCGACTTCTTAGCATTCCCTTTTGTAGCTGTACAAAGTGCACCTGGCCTGCCATCTGCTAATGCTTCAGTGAATAGTGGTTTCGTCCTGAATATGGGTTCGCCTGGAGGGAGGGTTTGTGTTGAAGACAGAGACATGATGAGAACAATACAGGGAggcatgaaaaaatatattcagaTTCTTGAGGAG GTAGAGGTCCCAACAATCATCCTCAGATGCTTGGATCATATGGAACTGAAAGATATAGCAAGGCCAGTTGCGTTTATTGCCAAGTTATGTATCCAACAGCCACTTGCTGTTCAACTTATAAGCAAAGGCTTGCTGGAGCCAACCAGAGCAAAGAAGCTACTTAATAGCCCCTGCCCAAGGGAAGTCACCCTGGACTTTCTTATGATTGTTTCAGATTTAGCTCGAATGGACAAG aaattttatgaatatatcgATGCAGCGGACATCTTGGAGGATCTGAGCCGCTTTCTCACCCATGAAGACTCCAACTTGCGCGCCAAGACCTGCAGTGCTATTGGAAACATGTGCCGCCATAGCTCCTATTTCTACAATTTATTG GcaaaacatcaaattatcaGTCTCCTTATTGATCGATGTGCGGATCATGACAAACGGACAAGAAAATTTGCCTGTTTTGCT GTGGGGAATGCAGCCTATCATAATGACTCATTATATGATGAACTCAGAAGAGCCATCCCTCAGCTGACTAATTTGCTGCTTGCTGGAGAAGAAGacaaaactaaagcaaatgcTGCTGGCGCACTTAGTAATCTCGTTCGCAACTCCAACCGGCTCTGTGAGGACATAGTCTCCAAGGGAGCCGTGCAG GCACTGCTTAAGGTGGTAGCAGATTGTTCAACCGCGGCATTGAACCCAAGAAGAGATGCCATAAATGAGTCTCCTCTAAAGATAGCCTTGTTCTCTCTCGTGAAGATGTCTGCTTATCCACTATGCCGGCAGTTCATACGGTCGTCGGAGCTATTCCCACTTATAATGCAGCTCCGGCAGTCACCGGAGCCGAACATTGCTAACTATGCCACCTTCATCTCTAGTAAAGCGGAATCCTGA
- the LOC125214333 gene encoding uncharacterized protein LOC125214333 → MVLRNPTTMAMLLIAAMTLAMAEDNPHPISARAVTFYDILSSHGLPIGIFPKGISEFSVDPTSGGFRLRLPSPSPCDTVFETRLRYECDITGSISYGRISNLTGVTAQELFLWLPVRGIQVDIPSSGLIYFDVEVVSKQFSLSLFETLKDCTSPEEIDRYADTLKIPQKPSENIMMAHSTEKENRAVS, encoded by the exons ATGGTGTTGCGCAATCCAACGACAATGGCGATGCTCCTCATCGCCGCAATGACCCTAGCAATGGCGGAAGACAATCCGCACCCTATATCAGCGCGGGCGGTGACGTTCTATGACATCCTCAGCTCCCACGGCCTCCCTATCGGCATATTCCCAAAAGGCATCTCCGAATTCTCCGTCGACCCCACATCTGGCGGCTTCCGCCTCCGCTTGCCGTCTCCTTCGCCGTGCGACACCGTGTTCGAGACGCGCCTAAGGTACGAATGCGACATCACCGGCAGCATCAGCTACGGGAGGATTTCTAATTTGACAGGTGTTACGGCTCAGGAGTTGTTTCTATGGCTCCCGGTGAGGGGAATTCAGGTCGATATTCCTAGCTCTGGTTTGATTTACTTCGACGTGGAGGTGGTTTCGAAGCAGTTCTCGCTCTCGCTCTTCGAGACGCTCAAGGATTGTACATCTCCGGAGGAGATCGATCGTTACGCTGATACCCTCAAAATTCCTCAG AAGCCATCTGAAAACATCATGATGGCGCATTCCACGGAAAAGGAAAACCGAGCTGTCTCATAA
- the LOC125200868 gene encoding dehydrogenase/reductase SDR family member 7: MLALTVSSLFLAVGAVFIFKFLKADGDFTLLSKGKVNRQEIEDKVIWITGGSRGIGEVLAKQLASLGAKLIISARNEAELERVKKQLTGKHAPDEVEILPLDLSRGEEHLAEAVQKAELLFGGVGVDYVFHNAAFERPKSLALDVSEETLKATFDVNVLGPISLTRLLLPHMLKRGRGHFVVMSSAAGKTPAPGQAVYSASKFAVNGYFHSLRSELCRRGIRVTVVCPGPVKTTTSAGTSSSEKRVSSERCAELTIIAASHDLKEAWISYQPVLAVMYLVQYAPTVGYWLMDKIGEKRVAAAAEKGNTYSLGLLFGKKKAS; the protein is encoded by the exons ATGTTGGCCCTCACAGTTTCTTCATTATTCCTAGCTGTTGGTGCCGTTTTCATCTTCAAATTCCTCAAAGCCGATG GGGATTTCACGTTGCTGTCCAAGGGAAAAGTGAATCGTCAAGAAATTGAGGATAAG GTTATTTGGATAACTGGAGGTAGCCGCGGTATTG GGGAAGTGCTTGCCAAACAGCTTGCAAGTTTGGGAGCAAAGCTTATAATCTCTGCAAGAAACGAAGCGGAACTAGAACGTGTCAAGAAGCAGTTGACTG GAAAGCACGCGCCAGATGAGGTAGAAATCCTACCTTTGGATTTGAGTCGAGGGGAAGAACATCTGGCAGAGGCAGTACAGAAAGCAGAATTACTTTTTGGTGGTGTAGGCGTGGATTACGTTTTCCACAATGCAGCATTTGAGCGCCCT AAATCGCTGGCATTAGATGTGAGCGAAGAAACTCTAAAG GCGACATTTGACGTCAATGTTCTGGGGCCAATATCTCTTACACGACTCCTGTTGCCTCACATGCTGAAACGGGGCAGGGGACATTTTGTTGTG ATGAGCAGTGCTGCAGGAAAGACTCCTGCGCCTGGCCAAGCTGTCTATTCGGCCTCCAAGTTTGCTGTGAATGGCTATTTTCACTCACTGAGATCTGAG CTTTGTAGAAGAGGGATCAGGGTAACTGTTGTTTGTCCAGGCCCTGTGAAGACCACTACTAGCGCTGGAACAAGTTCCTCTGAG AAGCGCGTGTCATCTGAGAGGTGTGCAGAGCTCACAATAATTGCTGCAAGCCATGATCTGAAGGAAGCATGGATATCATATCAG CCTGTTCTGGCTGTTATGTACCTGGTCCAGTATGCACCAACAGTTGGATACTGGCTCATGGATAAG ATTGGGGAAAAACGCGTAGCAGCTGCCGCTGAGAAGGGGAACACTTACTCACTGGGCTTGCTTTTCGGGAAGAAGAAGGCATCTTGA
- the LOC125202863 gene encoding acyl carrier protein 2, mitochondrial has translation MAARNALLKYLRVTVNPVLPFHNPRATGAGVSQLIRRHFCEEAKGIFLEKSEVADRVINVVKNFQKVDPSKVTPNAHFQNDLGLDSLDTVEIVMALEEEFCFEIPDNEADKINSINLAVDFIASHPQAK, from the exons ATGGCGGCGAGAAACGCACTGTTGAAGTACCTGAGGGTCACTGTGAATCCGGTGCTGCCGTTCCATAATCCTAGAGCAACCGGCGCCGGCGTTTCGCAGCTCATCCGGCGCCACTTCTGCGAAGAAGCTAAGGGCATCTTCCTCGAAAAATCGGAAGTCGCCGACCGTGTCATCAACGTCGTCAAGAACTTCCAGAAAGTTGATCCTTCCAAG GTTACTCCAAATGCTCATTTTCAGAACGACCTTGGGCTGGATAGCTTGGACACTGTGGAAATTGTGATGGCACTCGAAGAAGAGTTCTGTTTTGAGATCCCGGACAATGAAGCAGATAAAATCAACTCCATCAATCTTGCTGTTGATTTTATAGCTTCTCACCCTCAGGCAAAGTAA